In Pedobacter sp. W3I1, one DNA window encodes the following:
- a CDS encoding HD domain-containing protein, with protein MNKKKIINDPVYGFISIPSELVYDVISHPYFQRLRYIKQLGMTHLVYPGALHTRFHHALGAMHLMSLAINLLKSKGHAITDGEEEAAILAILLHDIGHGPFSHALEHSLVTGIKHEDISAKLMQDLNAHFNGRLTHAIEIFNGTYPKKFLHQLISGQLDLDRMDYLNRDSFFTGVSEGVISFDRIIKMFNVYEDNLVIEEKGIYSIEKFLIARRLMYWQVYLHKTVISGEMMLVKLLERAKELSAAGADLFASPSLNYFLKNDINEANFFAQHENLEHFTNLDDQDIYAAVKVWTKYPDKILSTLCKMLTSRNLYKVEMGNEMANHDRVNFLQDAAVNLLEIKSEEARYFVFTDSIQNRAYNAGVGNIKILMKNNDIVDIAKASDLSNLESLQKTVEKYILCYPRGI; from the coding sequence TTGAACAAGAAGAAAATAATAAATGATCCGGTTTACGGTTTCATCAGTATTCCGTCCGAATTAGTTTACGATGTAATTTCACATCCGTATTTCCAACGGTTGCGTTACATCAAACAGCTCGGAATGACACATTTGGTTTATCCGGGCGCTTTACACACCCGTTTTCACCATGCCTTAGGTGCCATGCATTTAATGAGTTTGGCCATCAACCTTTTAAAAAGCAAAGGACATGCAATTACCGATGGCGAAGAAGAAGCCGCCATTTTGGCCATTTTACTGCACGATATCGGCCATGGGCCTTTTTCACACGCCTTAGAGCATTCTTTGGTTACCGGAATTAAACATGAAGATATTTCAGCAAAGCTGATGCAGGACCTGAATGCACATTTTAATGGGCGCTTAACTCATGCCATTGAGATTTTTAATGGCACCTATCCTAAAAAGTTCCTTCATCAATTGATTTCCGGTCAGTTGGATTTAGATCGAATGGATTATTTAAACCGTGATAGTTTTTTTACGGGCGTTAGCGAAGGCGTAATCAGTTTCGACCGGATTATTAAGATGTTTAACGTGTACGAGGATAACCTGGTGATCGAAGAGAAAGGCATTTATTCGATCGAGAAATTTTTAATTGCCCGCAGGCTGATGTACTGGCAGGTTTATCTGCACAAAACGGTTATATCGGGCGAGATGATGTTGGTAAAGTTATTAGAGCGTGCAAAAGAATTATCAGCCGCTGGAGCCGATTTATTCGCTTCACCATCATTAAATTATTTCTTAAAAAACGATATTAACGAGGCTAATTTCTTTGCGCAGCACGAAAATCTCGAACATTTTACCAACCTTGATGATCAGGATATTTATGCCGCAGTTAAGGTTTGGACCAAATACCCAGATAAAATTTTGTCTACGCTGTGTAAAATGCTTACCTCCAGAAATCTCTATAAAGTAGAAATGGGTAACGAAATGGCTAATCACGACCGTGTAAACTTTTTGCAGGATGCAGCCGTTAATTTATTAGAAATCAAGTCTGAAGAAGCAAGGTATTTTGTTTTTACCGATTCAATTCAAAACCGTGCATATAACGCAGGGGTTGGAAATATCAAGATTCTGATGAAAAATAACGATATTGTTGATATTGCGAAGGCTTCAGATTTGTCCAACCTGGAGTCGCTACAAAAAACTGTAGAAAAATATATCCTCTGTTACCCCAGAGGGATTTAA
- the lpxD gene encoding UDP-3-O-(3-hydroxymyristoyl)glucosamine N-acyltransferase produces MQFTATQISQFLNGSIDGNPDVAVTELSKIEDGKEGSLSFLSNPKYENFLYSTQASVVIVSKDFAPTQPYTSTLIRVENPYSAFTILLDKYNEAVNAQAAQSGIDKLAFVHPTAKIGKNVFIDAFAYVAENVEIAEGCKINAQTFIGANSKIGNNSTFFPGVKIYHNSIIGSRVVIHANTVIGSDGFGFAPQKDGTYNKIPQIGNVIIEDDVEIGANTTVDRATMGSTIVKKGAKIDNLIQIAHNVEIGENTVLAAQSGISGSTKIGPNSVVGGQVGIAGHLTLAKGTQIGAQAGINFNITEENKQWHGSPAQPLRNWMRASVIFKHLPDVEKRINALEEELKRLTAELEKNTIHNER; encoded by the coding sequence ATGCAATTTACTGCCACGCAGATAAGTCAGTTTCTAAACGGTTCCATTGATGGTAACCCTGATGTAGCCGTTACCGAACTTTCTAAAATAGAAGATGGTAAGGAAGGCTCTTTGTCTTTCCTTTCGAACCCTAAGTACGAAAATTTCTTGTATTCAACTCAGGCTTCTGTTGTTATCGTTTCAAAGGATTTTGCGCCTACCCAACCCTATACCAGCACCTTAATAAGGGTTGAAAATCCTTATAGTGCCTTTACCATTTTGTTGGATAAATATAACGAGGCGGTAAACGCACAGGCTGCACAATCTGGAATTGATAAGCTGGCTTTTGTACACCCAACAGCAAAAATTGGCAAAAATGTATTTATTGATGCTTTTGCCTATGTTGCCGAAAACGTAGAAATTGCTGAGGGATGCAAAATAAATGCGCAAACTTTTATTGGCGCTAATTCTAAAATCGGCAATAACAGCACTTTTTTTCCTGGTGTAAAAATTTATCACAATTCAATAATCGGTAGCAGAGTGGTCATCCATGCTAATACCGTTATCGGAAGCGATGGTTTCGGTTTTGCGCCACAAAAAGATGGTACCTACAATAAAATACCTCAAATCGGAAATGTAATTATCGAAGATGATGTAGAAATTGGCGCAAATACCACTGTAGATCGTGCAACAATGGGATCAACCATTGTAAAAAAAGGTGCAAAAATCGATAACCTGATCCAAATTGCACATAATGTCGAAATTGGCGAAAACACCGTTTTAGCGGCACAGTCAGGCATATCAGGAAGTACAAAAATTGGCCCTAACAGTGTTGTTGGCGGGCAAGTTGGTATAGCCGGGCACTTAACATTAGCTAAGGGTACTCAGATAGGCGCACAGGCCGGTATAAATTTTAACATTACAGAAGAAAATAAACAATGGCATGGTAGTCCGGCGCAACCATTGCGCAACTGGATGCGTGCTTCAGTAATTTTCAAACATCTTCCAGATGTAGAAAAAAGAATAAATGCGCTCGAAGAGGAATTGAAAAGGCTCACAGCAGAACTGGAAAAGAATACAATACACAATGAACGTTAG
- a CDS encoding bifunctional UDP-3-O-[3-hydroxymyristoyl] N-acetylglucosamine deacetylase/3-hydroxyacyl-ACP dehydratase produces the protein MNVRQKTIKQEISASGVGLHTGANVTLTFCPAPENHGFKFQRIDLDGHPIIEADADNVTDTSRGTTLTQNGASVSTVEHVMASLIGMDLDNILIKLDGPETPIMDGSSIQFVDLLEEVGTVEQNADREYFTIPHNITYTEEDRKVEIVAMPLDDYRFTCMIDYNSPVLGSQHAGINTIAEFKKEIASCRTFCFLHELEYQLSHNLIKGGDLNNAIVIVDKEVTKDELSHLAKLFNRKDIDVAPQGILNNMELRYQNEPARHKLLDMIGDLALVGMHLKGHIMAARPGHAANVAFAKKIKAAIKKEKNKKIQKVYDPSAKPLYDVVQIMDILPHRQPFLFVDKILELSKNHVVGVKNVTMNEEFFKGHFPGAPVFPGVIQIEAMAQVGGILVLSTVPDPRNYLTYFLKIDNVRFRAQVLPGDTIVFRCDLLEPIRRGIAQMKGVGMVGEKIVVEAEMMAQISKVKQAEPAQ, from the coding sequence ATGAACGTTAGACAAAAAACGATTAAACAAGAAATATCAGCATCTGGTGTTGGTTTACACACAGGCGCTAATGTTACTTTAACATTTTGCCCGGCCCCCGAAAATCATGGCTTTAAATTTCAGCGTATTGATTTAGATGGCCACCCGATTATTGAAGCCGATGCAGATAACGTTACCGATACCTCACGAGGCACTACGCTTACTCAAAATGGCGCTAGCGTAAGTACTGTAGAACACGTAATGGCATCTTTGATTGGTATGGACCTTGATAACATACTCATTAAATTAGACGGCCCGGAAACACCAATTATGGACGGGAGCTCTATCCAGTTTGTTGATTTACTGGAAGAAGTAGGTACAGTTGAGCAAAATGCAGATCGTGAGTATTTCACCATTCCACATAACATTACCTATACCGAAGAAGATAGAAAAGTAGAAATTGTAGCCATGCCGTTAGACGATTATCGTTTTACGTGTATGATCGATTACAATTCTCCTGTTTTGGGCAGCCAGCACGCCGGCATTAATACCATTGCAGAGTTTAAGAAAGAAATTGCTTCTTGCCGTACCTTCTGTTTTTTACACGAATTAGAATACCAGTTATCTCACAATTTAATTAAAGGTGGTGATTTAAATAATGCCATTGTAATTGTAGATAAAGAAGTTACGAAGGATGAATTAAGCCACCTGGCTAAATTATTTAACCGTAAAGATATCGATGTTGCCCCGCAAGGAATTTTGAACAACATGGAACTGCGTTATCAAAACGAGCCTGCCCGTCATAAATTATTAGATATGATTGGCGATTTAGCTTTGGTTGGCATGCATTTAAAAGGCCATATTATGGCTGCCCGCCCAGGCCATGCAGCAAACGTTGCCTTTGCAAAAAAGATTAAAGCAGCAATTAAAAAAGAGAAAAATAAAAAAATACAGAAGGTTTACGATCCAAGTGCAAAACCATTATATGACGTTGTTCAGATTATGGATATTTTGCCTCACCGTCAGCCATTCTTATTCGTTGATAAAATATTAGAACTTTCGAAAAACCACGTGGTAGGCGTTAAAAACGTAACCATGAACGAAGAGTTTTTTAAAGGTCACTTTCCTGGTGCACCGGTTTTTCCTGGTGTAATTCAAATTGAGGCTATGGCTCAGGTTGGTGGTATTTTAGTGTTAAGTACCGTTCCAGATCCTAGAAATTATTTAACTTATTTCTTAAAAATAGATAACGTACGTTTTAGGGCCCAGGTTCTTCCTGGCGATACTATTGTTTTCCGCTGCGATTTACTTGAACCGATCAGAAGGGGCATTGCCCAGATGAAAGGTGTAGGTATGGTTGGCGAAAAAATCGTTGTCGAAGCCGAAATGATGGCTCAAATTTCAAAAGTTAAACAAGCAGAACCCGCTCAATAA
- the lpxA gene encoding acyl-ACP--UDP-N-acetylglucosamine O-acyltransferase has product MIQPLAYIHPQAKIAENVVIEPFVVIHKDVVIGEGTWIGSNVTIMDGARIGKNCRIFPGAVISGEPQDLKFAGEVTTAEIGDNTTIRECVTINRGTKDKWKTTIGSNCLIQAYSHIAHDCEVGNNCIFSNSTTLAGHITIGNNVVLAGLVAIHQFVKVGSYAFVTGGSLVRKDVPPYVKAAREPLSYAGINSVGLRRRGFTNEQIDEIQEIYRVLFVKHNNVTKALDMIEAEFKPTEIRDEIVDFIRNSNRGVMKGFGMGS; this is encoded by the coding sequence ATGATACAACCTTTAGCATATATACATCCCCAGGCAAAGATTGCCGAAAACGTGGTAATCGAACCCTTTGTAGTGATACATAAAGACGTTGTGATTGGTGAGGGAACCTGGATCGGATCGAATGTGACCATTATGGATGGGGCACGTATCGGTAAAAATTGCCGCATATTTCCTGGTGCAGTAATATCTGGAGAACCACAGGATTTAAAATTCGCTGGTGAAGTTACCACGGCAGAAATTGGTGATAATACCACCATACGTGAGTGCGTTACCATTAACCGTGGTACTAAAGATAAGTGGAAAACCACTATCGGCAGCAATTGTTTAATTCAGGCTTACTCGCACATTGCGCACGATTGTGAGGTTGGAAATAACTGTATTTTCTCTAACAGCACCACCTTGGCTGGCCACATTACCATTGGAAACAATGTAGTTTTGGCAGGCCTGGTTGCCATACATCAATTCGTTAAAGTAGGCTCTTATGCTTTTGTAACTGGTGGTTCATTGGTCCGTAAGGATGTCCCTCCTTATGTTAAAGCGGCCCGCGAGCCACTATCTTATGCAGGCATTAACTCTGTGGGTTTGCGCAGAAGAGGTTTTACCAACGAACAGATTGACGAGATCCAAGAGATTTACCGTGTACTTTTTGTGAAGCACAATAATGTAACCAAAGCTTTAGACATGATTGAAGCCGAATTTAAACCTACTGAAATCCGTGATGAAATTGTAGATTTTATCCGTAATTCTAACCGTGGGGTAATGAAGGGCTTCGGAATGGGAAGCTAA
- a CDS encoding GNAT family N-acetyltransferase: MSNLTLIRTDSDNADFRQLVALLDKDLAVRDGEDHAFYAQFNKVDAIKEVIVVYQDGNPVGCGAIKPFSTTQAEVKRMFVHPDYRKQGIAAKVLNALESWTAELGFAACVLETGKKQPEAIALYQKVGYHITPNYGQYIGVDNSVCMTKPLIAKP; encoded by the coding sequence ATGAGTAATTTAACGCTAATCAGGACCGATTCAGACAATGCCGATTTTAGACAGTTGGTTGCTTTATTGGATAAAGATTTAGCCGTTAGAGATGGTGAAGACCATGCTTTTTATGCGCAGTTTAACAAGGTTGATGCCATCAAAGAAGTGATTGTTGTCTATCAAGATGGAAATCCTGTTGGTTGTGGTGCGATAAAACCTTTCTCAACAACCCAGGCTGAGGTTAAAAGGATGTTTGTTCATCCAGATTATAGAAAGCAGGGGATTGCTGCTAAAGTTTTAAATGCCCTGGAAAGCTGGACCGCTGAACTGGGTTTTGCTGCTTGTGTTTTAGAAACAGGCAAGAAACAACCAGAGGCCATTGCACTTTACCAAAAAGTGGGGTACCACATTACACCTAACTACGGGCAATATATCGGCGTTGATAACAGCGTTTGTATGACTAAACCGCTTATCGCTAAACCCTAA
- a CDS encoding ABC transporter ATP-binding protein, producing MNISLNNVGRRFNKEWIFRNLSTELSSGNSYAVLGPNGSGKSTLLSVLTGSLSPSEGEISFSDTKEIPVENIYKYISLAAPYLELVETFTLKESIDFHFKFKNFATGLDAKKLITVLGLEKAANKQIKYFSSGMKQRTKLALACCTDTPILFLDEPTSNLDVQGINWYRELIENFGKDRLTIIGSNQIQEYDFCTNQIQISDYKQVNNN from the coding sequence ATGAATATCTCTTTAAATAATGTTGGCAGAAGATTTAATAAGGAGTGGATTTTCAGGAATTTAAGCACTGAATTATCTTCTGGCAATAGTTATGCAGTATTGGGGCCTAATGGTTCTGGCAAATCAACATTATTGAGTGTGCTAACAGGTAGTTTATCCCCTTCTGAGGGAGAAATCTCATTCTCAGACACCAAAGAGATTCCTGTAGAAAATATCTACAAATACATCAGCCTGGCGGCGCCATATCTCGAACTGGTAGAAACATTTACCTTAAAAGAGAGCATTGATTTCCACTTTAAGTTCAAAAATTTTGCCACAGGCCTTGACGCAAAAAAGCTGATTACTGTACTGGGGTTAGAAAAAGCAGCAAACAAACAAATTAAGTACTTTTCATCGGGAATGAAGCAAAGAACAAAACTAGCTTTGGCCTGCTGTACCGATACACCAATTTTATTTTTAGATGAGCCAACGAGCAATTTAGACGTTCAGGGAATAAATTGGTACCGCGAACTGATCGAAAATTTCGGAAAGGATCGCCTAACGATAATTGGCTCCAATCAAATACAGGAATACGATTTCTGCACAAATCAGATACAAATATCAGATTACAAGCAAGTTAACAATAACTAA
- the efp gene encoding elongation factor P: MAKASEVKSGNVLRFNGELVSVEEYIHRTPGNLRAFYQARMRNVKTGKIVEYRFRTDEEVIICRVETNDYQYLYEDGDYLVVMDNNTFEQYNIPKLLFGNAIKFLKEGMNVTIAFESDEPIVAQLPNSVELEITYSEPAVKGDTSTSAQKYATVETGAEIRVPLFINQGDKVKVDTKTGEYMERVK; encoded by the coding sequence ATGGCAAAGGCATCAGAAGTAAAAAGCGGAAATGTGCTTCGTTTTAACGGAGAGTTGGTAAGTGTAGAAGAGTACATTCACCGTACTCCAGGAAATTTAAGGGCTTTTTATCAGGCCCGAATGCGCAACGTAAAAACTGGAAAAATTGTAGAATACCGTTTCCGTACCGATGAAGAGGTAATAATTTGCCGCGTAGAAACCAACGACTATCAATATCTTTATGAAGACGGCGACTATTTGGTGGTGATGGATAACAACACTTTTGAACAGTACAATATCCCTAAATTGCTTTTTGGAAACGCTATTAAGTTTTTAAAGGAGGGCATGAATGTTACCATCGCTTTTGAAAGTGACGAACCTATTGTTGCCCAGTTGCCTAATAGCGTTGAACTGGAAATCACCTACTCAGAACCTGCTGTAAAAGGCGATACCTCTACCAGTGCACAAAAATATGCCACCGTAGAAACTGGTGCCGAAATCAGAGTTCCGCTGTTTATTAATCAGGGCGATAAGGTGAAAGTTGATACCAAGACCGGTGAATACATGGAAAGAGTAAAATAG
- the efp gene encoding elongation factor P codes for MAKASEIKTGNILRINNELVTVDEWNHRTPGKGGAFYTGKFRNIKSGRIVEARMNTDEAVEICRVETNDYQYLYEEGDYLVVMDNNNYEQFNVEKSLFGSAIKFLKEGMNIIVSMESDEAIMAQLPNFAEFEITYSEPAVKGDTSTNALKAATLENGVEVKVPMFVNQGDKIKIDTRTGEYVERVK; via the coding sequence ATGGCAAAAGCATCAGAAATTAAAACAGGTAACATCCTTCGTATAAACAATGAACTGGTTACTGTTGACGAATGGAATCACCGTACACCAGGAAAAGGCGGAGCATTTTACACTGGTAAATTCCGTAACATTAAATCGGGCAGAATTGTTGAGGCACGTATGAATACCGACGAGGCTGTAGAAATTTGCCGCGTTGAAACCAACGATTACCAATACTTATATGAAGAAGGTGACTACTTGGTGGTAATGGATAACAACAACTACGAACAGTTTAACGTTGAGAAATCACTATTTGGTTCGGCTATTAAATTCCTAAAAGAAGGGATGAACATTATTGTTTCTATGGAAAGCGATGAAGCAATTATGGCTCAATTACCAAACTTTGCTGAATTCGAAATTACCTATTCGGAGCCAGCTGTTAAAGGCGATACTTCTACAAACGCTTTAAAAGCAGCAACACTAGAAAATGGTGTTGAAGTTAAAGTGCCAATGTTTGTAAATCAAGGCGATAAAATTAAAATTGACACCCGTACCGGCGAATACGTTGAGCGTGTAAAGTAA
- a CDS encoding 5-formyltetrahydrofolate cyclo-ligase — protein MLKAEIRKQALQDRLLLSDTEYQELNEALLKQFKTLDFSGIKTLHIFLPIKEKKEPDTFLLIEWLNQTKPEIKIIVPKADFETALMTNHEYLGVGDLKKNLYNILEPQKGNLHEGEVDLVVIPLLAFDKQGYRVGYGKGFYDRFLQDINAQKIGLSLYPAIEKIDDVNEHDIRLDFCITPKEIIKF, from the coding sequence ATGTTAAAAGCAGAAATCAGAAAGCAAGCCCTACAAGACAGGTTGTTGCTAAGCGACACAGAATACCAGGAACTAAACGAAGCGCTTTTAAAACAGTTTAAAACACTCGATTTTAGCGGAATTAAAACGCTACACATCTTTTTGCCAATTAAAGAAAAAAAAGAGCCCGATACTTTCCTGCTGATTGAGTGGCTCAACCAAACCAAGCCTGAGATTAAGATTATTGTACCAAAAGCTGATTTTGAAACAGCTTTGATGACGAACCACGAATACCTTGGTGTAGGCGACCTGAAGAAAAACCTATACAATATTCTCGAACCGCAAAAGGGAAACCTCCATGAAGGCGAAGTGGATCTGGTTGTGATTCCACTTTTAGCTTTTGATAAACAGGGTTACCGCGTAGGTTATGGAAAGGGCTTTTACGATCGTTTTTTACAGGATATAAATGCTCAAAAAATAGGCTTATCTTTGTATCCTGCTATTGAAAAAATCGATGATGTGAACGAACACGACATCAGGTTAGATTTTTGCATTACACCTAAAGAAATTATAAAGTTTTAA
- a CDS encoding formimidoylglutamase — MDNLKIYSQSDIDHLIILREGETKLGERVAVLSSWDELEGANAKFVLLGIPEDIGVRANLGIAGAASMWKPALVAFLNIQSNRFLNGEEILVLGHFEIDEPEDSSVKGLRNKVAQIDDLVYPVIEKIVAAGKIPIVIGGGHNNAYPIIKGISLAHKFPIAVLNVDAHADLRELEGRHSGNGFSYALKENYLNNYCMYGLHQNYNNEAILNQIDSNPKLKAVFFDDVLTGADFTNMVNEIGSVAGLEIDLDCIQNVISSAETPSGFAVNDIRKLILTSAKKFSYLHLSEGATRMLDGRVSKLTSKLAAYLVSDFIKAYIS, encoded by the coding sequence ATGGATAACCTTAAAATATATTCGCAAAGCGACATCGATCATCTGATTATCCTTCGTGAAGGCGAAACCAAACTGGGTGAAAGGGTTGCTGTTTTATCCTCATGGGATGAACTGGAAGGCGCAAATGCGAAATTTGTATTGTTAGGCATTCCGGAAGATATTGGCGTACGTGCAAACTTAGGTATTGCAGGTGCAGCCTCTATGTGGAAACCAGCTTTGGTAGCTTTTTTAAATATCCAAAGCAACCGCTTTTTAAATGGCGAAGAAATTTTGGTTTTAGGCCATTTCGAAATCGATGAGCCCGAAGATTCTTCTGTAAAAGGCTTGAGAAACAAAGTAGCGCAGATTGATGACCTGGTTTATCCGGTAATAGAGAAAATTGTAGCTGCAGGTAAAATACCTATTGTAATTGGTGGTGGGCACAATAATGCTTATCCGATAATTAAAGGTATTTCCTTAGCGCATAAATTCCCAATAGCTGTTTTGAATGTTGATGCGCATGCTGATTTAAGAGAATTGGAGGGTAGACATAGTGGAAACGGATTCTCTTACGCACTAAAAGAAAATTATCTCAATAATTATTGTATGTATGGCTTGCATCAAAACTATAATAATGAAGCTATTTTAAATCAAATAGACTCTAATCCAAAGCTTAAGGCTGTGTTTTTTGACGATGTTTTAACTGGAGCTGATTTTACTAACATGGTGAATGAAATAGGATCGGTTGCAGGTTTGGAAATAGATTTAGATTGTATTCAAAATGTGATCTCGAGCGCCGAAACACCATCTGGTTTTGCCGTTAATGATATTAGAAAATTGATTTTAACCAGCGCAAAGAAATTTTCCTATTTGCACCTAAGCGAAGGCGCAACCCGAATGTTGGATGGAAGGGTGAGTAAGTTAACGTCTAAATTGGCAGCTTATCTGGTGAGTGATTTTATTAAGGCATATATTTCTTAG
- the hutI gene encoding imidazolonepropionase: MLITNIKGLVGLHPKDKLVLRGSELDSLPILENAWLLIEDDLIKDFGKMDSIPSHISNLSSQISADGRYIFPSWCDSHTHIVFAASREEEFAMKIQGKSYEEIAAAGGGILNSADKLQKVSEDELFEHASVRLKQMILQGTGAVEIKSGYGLTTESEIKMLKVIGRLKDQFPIPIKATFLAAHAYPAGFKNNHQGYIDLIINEMLPQIAEEKLADYIDVFCEKGFFSVEETDQVLKAGAKYGLKPKVHANQLSVSGAVEVSVQNKAISVDHLEESNEETIHTLRNADTIVTLLPSCSFYLGIPFADAKSFIKADLPVALATDYNPGSTPSGNMNFVVSLGCIKMKMFPEQAINAATLNGAAAMEISENYGSITVGKKANLFITKPMPSIAYLPYSFGETQIETVILNGEIYNG, encoded by the coding sequence ATGTTAATCACAAACATAAAGGGCCTCGTAGGCCTACATCCCAAAGATAAATTAGTGCTCCGTGGCAGCGAATTAGATTCGTTACCTATTCTCGAAAACGCCTGGCTTTTAATTGAAGATGATCTGATTAAAGATTTTGGTAAGATGGATTCAATCCCGTCTCATATCTCAAATCTCTCCTCTCAAATCTCAGCAGATGGCAGATATATTTTTCCTTCCTGGTGTGATAGCCATACACACATTGTTTTTGCTGCTTCGCGCGAGGAAGAATTTGCAATGAAAATCCAGGGCAAAAGCTATGAAGAAATTGCCGCTGCAGGAGGTGGGATTTTAAATTCTGCCGACAAACTCCAAAAGGTTTCAGAAGATGAATTGTTTGAACACGCATCTGTTAGGTTAAAGCAGATGATCCTCCAGGGTACAGGAGCTGTTGAAATAAAAAGTGGATATGGATTAACTACAGAAAGTGAAATCAAAATGCTTAAAGTCATCGGCAGGTTGAAAGATCAGTTTCCGATTCCCATAAAGGCAACATTCTTAGCCGCTCATGCTTATCCGGCCGGGTTTAAAAACAACCATCAGGGTTACATCGATTTAATTATTAATGAAATGCTGCCCCAAATAGCAGAAGAAAAACTTGCCGACTATATTGATGTGTTTTGCGAAAAAGGGTTTTTCTCTGTTGAAGAAACCGATCAGGTATTAAAAGCTGGCGCAAAATATGGGTTGAAACCAAAAGTGCATGCCAATCAGCTTTCTGTTTCAGGGGCAGTAGAGGTTTCTGTGCAAAACAAGGCGATTTCTGTTGATCATCTTGAAGAAAGCAATGAAGAAACCATCCATACATTAAGAAATGCCGATACTATTGTAACATTGTTGCCCTCTTGTTCGTTTTATCTGGGTATTCCATTTGCTGATGCTAAAAGCTTTATTAAAGCTGATTTACCTGTTGCTTTGGCTACCGATTACAATCCTGGCTCAACACCTTCTGGAAATATGAATTTTGTGGTTTCGCTTGGCTGTATTAAAATGAAAATGTTCCCAGAGCAGGCGATCAATGCTGCAACATTAAACGGTGCAGCTGCCATGGAGATCAGTGAAAATTATGGAAGCATTACTGTGGGTAAAAAAGCGAACCTGTTTATTACTAAACCGATGCCTTCGATTGCCTATTTGCCATATAGCTTTGGCGAAACGCAAATAGAAACTGTTATTTTAAACGGTGAAATTTATAATGGATAA
- a CDS encoding exodeoxyribonuclease III: MKIISYNVNGIRAASTKNFFGWLQATDADMVCLQEVKALPLQIPEIIALIEQLGYHHFWFPAEKKGYSGVAILSKIKPNHVEFGCGEEWIDKEGRILRADFDDFSLMSLYMPSGSSGDERQVKKYEFMRFFDVYIGALRKEIPNLIVSGDYNICHTAIDIHNPKSNANSSGFLPEEREWMQLFLDNGFIDTFRHFNKDPHHYTWWSYRAGSRGKNLGWRIDYHLATKPMENRLKNVRILPDAIHSDHCPVLLELD, encoded by the coding sequence ATGAAAATCATTTCCTATAACGTTAATGGGATTAGGGCGGCAAGTACCAAAAACTTTTTTGGCTGGCTACAGGCAACAGATGCTGATATGGTCTGCCTGCAAGAAGTAAAGGCTTTGCCATTGCAGATTCCAGAAATTATTGCCTTGATTGAGCAACTCGGCTACCACCATTTTTGGTTCCCTGCCGAAAAAAAAGGTTATAGTGGTGTAGCTATTTTATCGAAAATTAAACCCAACCATGTAGAATTTGGCTGTGGTGAGGAGTGGATAGATAAAGAAGGCAGGATTTTAAGGGCCGATTTTGATGATTTTTCTTTAATGAGTCTCTATATGCCGTCTGGCTCAAGCGGAGATGAGCGGCAGGTTAAAAAGTATGAATTTATGCGGTTTTTTGATGTCTACATCGGAGCGTTGCGAAAAGAGATCCCAAACTTAATTGTAAGCGGCGATTACAATATCTGCCATACCGCCATAGATATCCATAATCCAAAATCGAATGCCAATTCATCGGGCTTTTTACCCGAGGAACGGGAGTGGATGCAGTTATTTTTGGATAATGGCTTTATTGATACCTTCCGTCATTTTAATAAAGATCCGCACCATTATACCTGGTGGAGTTATCGCGCGGGCTCGAGAGGGAAGAACCTGGGTTGGCGGATCGATTACCATTTGGCCACCAAGCCTATGGAAAACCGCCTGAAAAATGTTAGAATTTTACCCGATGCGATACATTCAGATCACTGTCCGGTTCTTTTAGAGCTCGATTAA